Genomic DNA from Desulfurivibrio alkaliphilus AHT 2:
ATGCGCCGCATAATGCCCAAGGCCGGCAAAATGGTAACCCTGGACGGCCGCCGCTTCAAAGTGCTGAAGCTGAATATCCTGGAGGAAAACGTTGAGGTCTGCGACCTGGAAGAGCCGGAACGGGTGATCATCTGGCAGGCCAGCGAATGGCGACGTTGCGAACCGGCCAAGGTAAGCGGCAAACCGGGAGCGGACCAGGCGGCCGCCGACAAGGGCGGCGAGCGCAAAAAAGGAGAACGCAGCCGGCGACAGCCGCCACCTGACTCCGCGAGGAAAAAAAGTAAATCCGGGACCGAGCAATGACCCTTTATCTGACCACGCCGATTTTCTACGTTAACGCCCAACCCCACCTCGGCCACGCCTACACGGCGGTGGTGGCGGATACCGTGAGCCGCTTTAACCGGCTGGACGGCCGAGAGGTCTTTTTGCAGACCGGCACCGACGAGCACGGCGACAAGATCGCCCAGGCAGCCGCCACCGCCGGCACCGAAGCAAGGGACTACGTGGACCGGATCAGCGCCATGTTCCGGGCGGCCTGGCCGCCGCTGCTGGTGGAACCGGACAACTTCATCCGCACCACCGACCCCCACCACGTCGCCGTGGTGCAGCAGATTCTGCAAAAGGTTTACGACCGGGGCGACATCTATTTCAGCGATTATGACGGCCTTTACTGCAAAGGCTGTGAGCGGTTCCTGACCGAAAAGGAATTGGTCGACGGCAAATGCCCCGATCATCTCACCGCCCCGGAGCAGGTGGCCGAGCAAAACTACTTTTTCGCCATGAGCCGCTACCAGCAATGGCTCATCGACCACATCAAGGCCAACCCGGAGTTCATCACCCCGGAGCGCTACCGCAACGAGGTGCTCTCCTTTTTGAGCGAGCCCCTGGAAGACCTCTGCATCTCCCGGCCGGTCAGCCGGCTGGCGTGGGGGATTCCCCTGCCCTTTGACCAGCGTTTCGTTACTTATGTCTGGTTCGACGCCCTGATTAACTACGTCAGCGGCATCGGCTACCCCGACGGCCCCGACTTTGCCCGGCGCTGGGCCGGGGCCGAGCACCTGATCGCCAAGGACATTTTAAAACCCCATGCCATTTTCTGGCCCACCATGCTCAAGGCCATGGGACTGGAGCCTTACCGCCGGCTGCATGTGCACGGCTACTGGAACGTGGGTGAGACCAAGATGTCCAAAAGCATCGGCAACGTGGTGCGCCCCGAAGAGATGGTGGCCGCCTTCGGCGCCGACACCATCCGTTATTTTCTGCTGCGGGAGATGTCTTTCGGGCTTGATTCTTCCTACTCCGACGAGGCGGTGCTGGCCCGCCGCAACTCGGATCTGGCCAACGACCTGGGCAACCTCTTTGCCCGCAGCTTGACCATGGTGAAAAACTTTGCCGACTCCCAGGTGCCCGCCCCGGGACCCTTGAACGACGAGGATCGGGAGTTGCGGGACGCCGCCCTGGCGATGCTGGCGGAGTACCGCCGGCAAATGCAGGCCTGGTCCTTCCGCCAGGCCCTGGAGGCGGTCTGGGAAGTGATCGGCCGCGCCAATCGTTATATCGTGCATAACGCCCCCTGGGAATTGGCCAAGGATCCGGCCCAGGCCCAACGCCTGGCCACGGTGCTCAACACCCTGCTGGAAACCCTGCGCTGCATCACCTGCGCCTTGAAGCCGGTAATGCCGGCGGCGGCGGGCAAAATGTCGCTTGCTTTAGGCCTGCCGCCGGAAGGCCGGCTGGCCGAACAGCAGTCCTGGGGCTTGCTGCCGGTGGGCAACACCGTTACCCTGGGGGAAAACATGTTTCCCCGGATAAAGGCGCCCGGCAAAAAATAACCGCGAACCAGATACAACCAATCATGACCCAACCACTGCAAGCAAGCAATACCGACTCTTTCCTGGCCCAAGTCTGCCGCCAGGCAGAGCAGTGGCCCCTGCGAGTGCTGCCGCTGGAGGGGGGGCTGGTGCTGCTGCGGGAAGGGCTGTCCGGCGGGCAGCGCCAACGGTTGCTGGCTTTGTTGAGCCGGGAAATCGCCCCCCCGGGGCTGCTGATGGCCGCCGACACCACGGGCTGGAACGCCCACACCCCCGTAGCACCCCCGGTAACTGAACAAGGTGAGGACTACGGGGTAAGCGGTCACTGCCAGGTTACGGTGGAGGAGCGCCAACAACTGTTTTCCTGTTTTCAGGCCGACAATTAGTAAGGAGATTTTGATGTTTATTATCAGCAACTTTCTTAACGCCCTGGCCGGGGTGATCAATATCGTTTTCAGCGTTTACATCTGGGTGATTCTGGGCCGGGTGATTATCTCCTGGGTCAATGCCGACCAGTACAACCCCATTGTTCGTTTTCTCTACGAGATCACCGAACCGCCGTTGCGGGTCATCCGCCGTTACCTGCCGGTGATGGGCGGTTTTGACTTTGCCCCCCTGGTGTTGATTATGGGCATCATCTTTTTGCAAAGCTTCCTGGTCCCAACCCTGCAGCAGCTTGCCCGGGCCTTGGGGTAAGCCCACAGGGAAATTGAAAGCTTGCCGGTCCTGGGGTAAATGGAACGGTTACAACGGATACCAACTCAACAAGGAGCGCATGCCATGCTTGACCACCAAGACATCCAAAACCAGCAGTTTCATGTGCGTTTCCGTGGCTTCGACACTGAAGAGGTAGACGACTTCCTGGAACAGGTGGCGGCCACGGTACAGAAACTCAGCGAGGAAAACAAGGAGCTGAAGGAACGGCTGGAAGCCGCCGAGCGCCGGGTGGCGGCCTACAAGCGCCAGGAAAAATCATCCATGAGCGCCATTCTGTCGGCCCAGAACGTGGCCCAGGAGATGAAGGAAAAGGCCCGGGAAGAGGCCCGCGAGGTGCTGGCCAAGGCCCGCCAGGAGGCCAAGGAACTGGAGGAAAGCGCCAGCCGGGAAATTTCAGACCTGGAGCGTGAACTGGATCGCCTGCGGGCCATCAAGGATCAGGTGAAAGATGAGGTGCGGGGGGTGCTCGAATCATACCTGTCCAAACTTGACGCAGAACCCGCCGGCCGGCCGGCCGCTCCATCGCGGGACACCACGGCGGAGCCCAAGGCGGCCGTTGCCGACAAGCCGGCCCCGGCGGTCGGCCCGGCAGTAGCGGCAGGTGCGGCGGCGGCAGCAACCGGGACCAGTGATCTTTATCAGCACATCGAACTCACCGACGATATGTTGCCCCCACTGAAAGAGGACGCCCCGGCCGCCGGCGAACCGGAGGTCATCGAAGACCTTTCCACCGAGGATTTTACCCCCGAGGACCTTACCGGCGACGACCTTCCAACCACCGGCATCTTTGAAACCGGGGCCGGGGAGGAGGTGAGCAGCGACAACGGCACCACCCTGCCCGACCTTGACGGCGATCTGGTCTTCAGCCTGGAAGACCCGCTGGACGATGAAGAGGAGAGCGGCCAAGAGGCAGGTGACCAGGGCCTGGAACCGATGATCAGCCTCGAGGATGAACCGGAGCAGTCGCCGCAAAAGCCGTAAGTAATGAAAATCACCCCCATGCTCCAGCAGTATCTGGAGATTAAAAATCAGCACTCCGAAGCCATCTTGTTTTACCGGATGGGCGACTTCTACGAGATGTTCTTCGACGACGCCGTGGAAGCCGCCAGAATTTTGGGGATCACCCTCACCGCCCGGGGCAACAAAGGCGACGAGGAGAAGATTCCCATGTGCGGGGTGCCCTACCACTCCGCCTCCTCCTATCTGGCACGCTTGATCAAGGCCGGCAAACGGGTGGCGATCTGCGAGCAGATGGAGGACCCCGCCCAGGCCAAGGGCCTGGTCCGGCGCGAGGTGGTACGGGTGGTCAGCCCCGGCCTGGTGCTGGAAGAGCAACTGCTGGAGGACAAGGAAAACCTTTACCTGGCCGCGATCACCAGGCACGACAAGCTCTTTGGGCTGAGCCTGCTGGATCTTTCCACCGGCGAGTTCGCCGCCGGAGAATTCGGCACCACAGAAGAGCTGCTGGATGAATTGAACCGGCTGAACCCTTCGGAAATTTTGCTGCCCGCCGCCGATGAGCTTCATGAAGGGCCGGGCGACGGCAATCCCGGCGCTGGTTTACTTCTCAGTGCAGAGCTCGCCGCCCGCCTGCCCCACTGCTGCCTCACCTCTCACCCGGCCACGGCCTTTCAACCTCCACGGGGCCGTGAACTGCTGCTGGAACATTTTCAAACCACCAGCCTGGCTGGTTTCGGCTGCGAGCATTTTCAGGCCGGGCTGGGCGCCGCCGGGGCCCTGCTGGCTTACCTGCAGGAGACCCAGAAAAGCGCCTTAAGCCACCTGGAAAAACTGCGGCCCATCGAACAGGAGCATGTTTTGCTGCTGGACGAGGCCACCCGCCGCAACCTGGAGCTTACCACTTCCATCAGCGACGGTCGCCGGGATGGCTCCCTGCTGGCGGCCCTGGATCTTACCCGCACCCCCATGGGGGCGCGGCAGTTGAAAAAAAGCCTGCTTTCCCCCTTAAAAGATGTCGAGGCCATCAACCGGCGGTTGGACGCGGTGGAGCAACTGCTGACCGAGCAGGAGCTGGGGCGGCAACTGGATGAGGCTTTAGCTGCCATCTACGATCTCGAACGGCTCAACAGCCGGGCGGTGCTGGGTCGGGCCAATGCCCGGGATCTTAGCGCCCTGGGCGTTTCTTTAGGCCGCTTGCCCCTGATCCGGCAACTGCTGGCCTCACAGCCAGGGCTTTTGGGGCAGCTGGGGCAACAGATCGATGAACTGGCCGACTTGCACCAGTTGCTCACCTCCGCCATCCGCGATGACGCCCCGGTGGGGTTGCGGGAGGGCAACCTGATCCGCCCGGGCTTTAACGCCGAGCTTGATGAGCTGGTTGCCATGCAACGGGACGGCAAGCAGCTCATCGCCGGACTGGAGGCCCGGGAGCGGGAACGCACCGGTATTGCCAACCTTAAGGTGGGTTACAACAAGGTTTTCGGTTACTACCTGGAAGTCAGCCGAGGCAAGCTGGCGGAAGTGCCGGAAGACTTCATCCGCAAGCAGACGCTGGTCAACGCCGAGCGCTTCATTACCCCGGAGCTCAAGGAGTTTGAAAGCAAGGTCAGCGGCGCCGAGGAAAAGCGCCTTGAGCTTGAATACCGCCTGTTTTGCCAAATCCGCGAGCAGGTGGCGGCGGCGGGGTCGCGCATTATGCAAAGCGCCGGCTGCCTGGCGATGATCGACCTGCTGGCCGCTCTGGCCCGGGGCGCGGCGCGCTTCAATTACGTTCGCCCGGTGGTTAACGCCGGCGAGGAAATCAGGATCGTTGAAGGGCGCCATCCGGTGATTGAGCGGAACTTGCCACCGGGTCGCTTTGTCCCCAATGATGTCCACCTGGACCAGGACAGCAAAGAGGTGATGATCATCACCGGGCCCAACATGGCGGGCAAATCCACGGTGCTGCGCCAGACCGCCCTGATCGTGCTGATGGCCCAGATGGGCGGCTTCGTGCCGGCCGCCGAGGCCGGCATCGGGGTGGTGGACAGGATCTTCACCCGGGTGGGAGCTATGGATGATTTGCGCCGGGGGCAATCCACCTTCATGGTGGAGATGAACGAGACCGCCAACATCCTAAACAACGCCACCCCGCAAAGCCTGGTAATTTTAGATGAAATCGGCCGGGGCACCTCCACCTTCGACGGCCTGGCCATCGCCTGGGCGGTGGCCGAGGCCCTGGTGCAGAAGGGCGGCAAGGGGGTCAAGACCATGTTTGCCACCCATTACCACGAGCTGACCGAACTGGCGGCCACCGAACCGCGGATTCACAACTTCCATATCGCGGTGCGGGAATGGAACGACACCATTGTCTTTCTCCATAAGCTGCTGCCCGGCGGGGTCAGCCGCAGCTACGGCATCCAGGTGGCGGCGCTGGCCGGGGTGCCGGCAACAGTGGTTGCCAGAGCCAAGGAGTTGTTGCATAATATCGAGCAGGGTGAGTTCACCCGCCAGGGCCAACCCCGGATCGCCGTCGGGGCCCAAAAAACCGCCGCTCCCGGTGAGACCGGCAAACCCAGCCAGTTGCGGCTGTTTGCCGAAGACGACCCGCTGCGCCGCCGGCTTGAGGAGATCAACCCGGACAACCTGGCGCCGCTGGAGGCCTTGAAACTTCTTTACGAGTTGAAGCAGATGCCATGAAACGCTATTTCCCCCTTTTGTTCTGCTGGCTGCTGCTCCTGCCGGCCGTCGCTTTCGCGGCGGCCGGGAGCGACCCGGAAGAACAGTTTCAACGCCTGCACGGTTATTACCAGCGGCTGCTCAACACCGATGAGGGTGAGAAGCGGGAAAACTGGCAGCGGGCCGCCAGGGCCTTGCAGGAGTTACACCGGCAGCAGGCCAGGCAGGAAGTGGGCGCCAAAAGCCTTTACCTGCTGGGCAACCTCTACCACCAGCTTTACCGCCGCAGCGGCATCCCTTTGGACCTGGCCGAGGCCATCACCAGCCTCCAGGAGGTGCAGGGGCTCTATCCCAACCACCCCCTGGCCGATGACGCCCTGTTCTATGTCGCCCATATTTTCCTCTATGAACAGCAGGACTGGCAGCGGGCCGAGCAGGTGCTGAAGCGCCTGCTGGATTTGTATCCGGCCGGGGATGTGGCCCCGGGCGCCCGGGAGATGCTGGCGACCATCGGTGGCGGCCGGGCGGGTTCCACCGGCAGCGAAAGACCGGTACTTCAAGCCGACGGCAGGTATAAACGGCCGGTGGCCCCGGCCCAACCGCCGGAAACCCGCCGGTCCGCCAGCACTGATCAAAAGGCGGAGCGTAGAATAGCGGTACTGCCGGTGCGGCACTGGTCCAGCGAACGCTACACCAGGGTGGTCGTCGAAACCGAAGCGCCGCTGAACTTTCGCA
This window encodes:
- the metG gene encoding methionine--tRNA ligase; translation: MTLYLTTPIFYVNAQPHLGHAYTAVVADTVSRFNRLDGREVFLQTGTDEHGDKIAQAAATAGTEARDYVDRISAMFRAAWPPLLVEPDNFIRTTDPHHVAVVQQILQKVYDRGDIYFSDYDGLYCKGCERFLTEKELVDGKCPDHLTAPEQVAEQNYFFAMSRYQQWLIDHIKANPEFITPERYRNEVLSFLSEPLEDLCISRPVSRLAWGIPLPFDQRFVTYVWFDALINYVSGIGYPDGPDFARRWAGAEHLIAKDILKPHAIFWPTMLKAMGLEPYRRLHVHGYWNVGETKMSKSIGNVVRPEEMVAAFGADTIRYFLLREMSFGLDSSYSDEAVLARRNSDLANDLGNLFARSLTMVKNFADSQVPAPGPLNDEDRELRDAALAMLAEYRRQMQAWSFRQALEAVWEVIGRANRYIVHNAPWELAKDPAQAQRLATVLNTLLETLRCITCALKPVMPAAAGKMSLALGLPPEGRLAEQQSWGLLPVGNTVTLGENMFPRIKAPGKK
- a CDS encoding YggT family protein, with product MFIISNFLNALAGVINIVFSVYIWVILGRVIISWVNADQYNPIVRFLYEITEPPLRVIRRYLPVMGGFDFAPLVLIMGIIFLQSFLVPTLQQLARALG
- a CDS encoding DivIVA domain-containing protein; protein product: MLDHQDIQNQQFHVRFRGFDTEEVDDFLEQVAATVQKLSEENKELKERLEAAERRVAAYKRQEKSSMSAILSAQNVAQEMKEKAREEAREVLAKARQEAKELEESASREISDLERELDRLRAIKDQVKDEVRGVLESYLSKLDAEPAGRPAAPSRDTTAEPKAAVADKPAPAVGPAVAAGAAAAATGTSDLYQHIELTDDMLPPLKEDAPAAGEPEVIEDLSTEDFTPEDLTGDDLPTTGIFETGAGEEVSSDNGTTLPDLDGDLVFSLEDPLDDEEESGQEAGDQGLEPMISLEDEPEQSPQKP
- the mutS gene encoding DNA mismatch repair protein MutS, with product MKITPMLQQYLEIKNQHSEAILFYRMGDFYEMFFDDAVEAARILGITLTARGNKGDEEKIPMCGVPYHSASSYLARLIKAGKRVAICEQMEDPAQAKGLVRREVVRVVSPGLVLEEQLLEDKENLYLAAITRHDKLFGLSLLDLSTGEFAAGEFGTTEELLDELNRLNPSEILLPAADELHEGPGDGNPGAGLLLSAELAARLPHCCLTSHPATAFQPPRGRELLLEHFQTTSLAGFGCEHFQAGLGAAGALLAYLQETQKSALSHLEKLRPIEQEHVLLLDEATRRNLELTTSISDGRRDGSLLAALDLTRTPMGARQLKKSLLSPLKDVEAINRRLDAVEQLLTEQELGRQLDEALAAIYDLERLNSRAVLGRANARDLSALGVSLGRLPLIRQLLASQPGLLGQLGQQIDELADLHQLLTSAIRDDAPVGLREGNLIRPGFNAELDELVAMQRDGKQLIAGLEARERERTGIANLKVGYNKVFGYYLEVSRGKLAEVPEDFIRKQTLVNAERFITPELKEFESKVSGAEEKRLELEYRLFCQIREQVAAAGSRIMQSAGCLAMIDLLAALARGAARFNYVRPVVNAGEEIRIVEGRHPVIERNLPPGRFVPNDVHLDQDSKEVMIITGPNMAGKSTVLRQTALIVLMAQMGGFVPAAEAGIGVVDRIFTRVGAMDDLRRGQSTFMVEMNETANILNNATPQSLVILDEIGRGTSTFDGLAIAWAVAEALVQKGGKGVKTMFATHYHELTELAATEPRIHNFHIAVREWNDTIVFLHKLLPGGVSRSYGIQVAALAGVPATVVARAKELLHNIEQGEFTRQGQPRIAVGAQKTAAPGETGKPSQLRLFAEDDPLRRRLEEINPDNLAPLEALKLLYELKQMP